The proteins below come from a single Candidatus Kirkpatrickella diaphorinae genomic window:
- a CDS encoding TonB-dependent receptor has protein sequence MLSRRTKLCCAACFLSTAPCLAQAQGDALRKDASGASQRPASTQKAPSQARTSSRAYQSSEEESITVSAKLDHARARIFPNLGAVSYKIDQRQINVTPGGQNASISQYLLRVPGVVQDGNGQIHVRGDHNNLTYRVNGILLPESLNGYAQDLDSRIIQSVSLLTGTLPAQFGFRTAGVIDVTTKTGASLKENQLGIYGGSYNTINPSLQMGGSKGKWDWFFVTSYNQDNIGIDNPTASFRPTHDRTRQGKGFTYLSYRVDDQNRISLLGSASYQHFQLPNTTALPIKFDNGLIPPGDQTIQSRLLRDTQLEQDYYGVLSWQHTADRYNMQLSPYISYGRINYNPDRLRDLSFQGIAQQEMNDYITGGAQFDNSYRLTSDHTLRFGLIGQYTSERLRTQSLAFATSDEGEQLSRLPMSIYDASGNWAVQAAAYLQDEYRVTRNLTFNYGLRWDQFASNFVNDHQISPRANFVWKVTPKLSAHIGYARYFTPPSPQYIGLATLQKFVNTTSAPESLIESPLKVEHSHYIDAGILYKVTPHYQITLDAFNKWAKNLGDIGQFGRAVINTPFSYRTGQVYGAELSNSWRKGGWSLFGNVSYVHTRARDINSAEYQFEAAELAYIKQHAIALDHQASIAASAGASYETRHDMAYLDFVYSSGLRSGFANQGTQPQYAVFNIGYQHSFLNTPTHHPIKMRLDIANLFDRRYQIRDGEGVGVFQAQYGRRRAAYMTLITSF, from the coding sequence ATGTTAAGCCGCAGGACAAAGCTGTGCTGCGCCGCCTGCTTCCTCTCGACAGCCCCCTGTCTTGCCCAGGCGCAGGGTGACGCGTTGCGCAAAGATGCGTCCGGGGCGTCCCAACGTCCCGCTTCCACGCAAAAAGCCCCGTCACAGGCCCGCACGTCGTCGCGCGCCTATCAATCGTCGGAAGAAGAGTCGATTACCGTCTCAGCGAAGCTGGATCACGCGCGGGCGCGGATTTTCCCCAATCTCGGTGCCGTTTCCTATAAAATTGATCAACGCCAGATCAACGTCACGCCCGGGGGCCAGAATGCCTCAATCAGCCAATATCTATTGCGCGTGCCCGGGGTGGTGCAGGACGGGAATGGCCAGATCCATGTGCGCGGTGACCATAATAACCTCACTTATCGCGTCAATGGCATTCTCCTCCCTGAAAGCCTCAATGGTTATGCGCAGGATCTCGATAGCCGCATCATTCAATCCGTCTCCCTGCTGACCGGCACATTGCCCGCGCAATTCGGCTTTCGTACGGCGGGCGTCATTGACGTCACGACGAAGACGGGCGCGAGCCTGAAAGAAAATCAGCTGGGCATTTACGGTGGGAGCTACAACACCATCAACCCCTCCCTGCAAATGGGTGGCAGTAAGGGGAAATGGGACTGGTTTTTCGTCACATCCTATAATCAGGATAATATCGGTATCGACAACCCGACAGCGTCATTCCGCCCCACACATGACCGGACGCGTCAGGGGAAAGGCTTCACCTATCTCTCTTATCGCGTAGATGATCAGAACCGGATCTCCCTCCTCGGCAGTGCGTCGTATCAGCATTTCCAACTGCCGAACACGACAGCTCTGCCCATCAAGTTTGATAATGGCCTGATTCCCCCCGGTGATCAAACCATCCAATCCCGTCTTTTGCGGGATACACAGCTTGAACAAGATTATTACGGCGTCCTGTCATGGCAGCACACGGCGGATCGCTATAATATGCAGCTTTCCCCCTATATCAGCTATGGGCGCATCAATTATAATCCCGACCGCCTGCGTGACCTGTCATTTCAGGGCATCGCTCAGCAGGAAATGAATGACTACATCACGGGCGGGGCGCAATTTGACAATTCCTATCGCCTGACATCCGACCACACTTTGCGTTTCGGGCTTATCGGGCAATATACGTCCGAGCGGCTCAGGACGCAGAGCCTGGCCTTTGCCACATCAGATGAGGGTGAGCAGCTTTCACGCCTCCCCATGTCAATTTACGATGCATCCGGTAACTGGGCCGTGCAGGCCGCCGCTTACCTTCAGGATGAATATCGCGTGACGCGGAACCTGACTTTCAATTATGGACTGCGCTGGGATCAATTCGCATCAAATTTCGTGAATGACCATCAGATCAGCCCGCGCGCCAATTTCGTCTGGAAAGTGACGCCGAAACTTTCGGCCCATATCGGCTATGCGCGTTATTTTACGCCACCGAGCCCGCAATATATCGGCCTGGCCACCTTGCAGAAATTCGTCAATACCACCTCAGCGCCTGAAAGCCTGATTGAGTCGCCTCTGAAGGTTGAGCACAGCCATTACATTGATGCCGGTATCCTCTATAAAGTGACGCCGCATTACCAGATCACACTGGATGCGTTTAATAAATGGGCGAAAAACCTTGGCGATATCGGGCAGTTCGGCCGCGCGGTTATCAACACGCCCTTCAGTTACCGCACGGGACAGGTTTACGGTGCCGAATTGTCAAATAGCTGGCGCAAGGGCGGCTGGTCACTCTTCGGCAATGTGTCCTACGTGCATACACGCGCACGCGACATCAACTCGGCGGAATATCAGTTCGAAGCGGCGGAGCTTGCCTACATCAAGCAGCACGCCATCGCGCTGGACCATCAGGCTTCCATCGCCGCGTCAGCCGGCGCCTCCTATGAAACGCGGCACGATATGGCCTATCTCGATTTCGTCTATAGTAGTGGCTTGCGATCCGGCTTCGCCAATCAGGGGACGCAGCCGCAATATGCCGTTTTCAATATCGGCTATCAGCACAGCTTCCTGAATACGCCCACCCATCACCCGATCAAAATGCGGCTCGACATCGCCAACCTCTTTGACCGTCGTTACCAGATTCGTGACGGCGAGGGCGTTGGCGTTTTTCAGGCGCAATATGGTCGGAGACGGGCCGCTTATATGACGCTCATCACTTCCTTCTAA
- a CDS encoding nitrate reductase associated protein, whose product MLLAFEQGLLKSPQYIPMFLRMKLALTSSTLAPAQWERLTPHEKAELLIFPGIQAEDHAAFASRVLELLGQHQLHSSETLQSPDNASWSHPGKPDAAVTARLEAEKIPPLTEPQWNDLSPLQRFTLITLARTPDLQEYLALALREFRAGE is encoded by the coding sequence GTGCTGCTTGCGTTTGAACAGGGCCTGCTGAAATCCCCGCAATATATCCCGATGTTTCTGCGTATGAAGCTGGCGCTGACATCTTCCACCCTGGCGCCGGCACAATGGGAACGTCTCACCCCGCATGAAAAAGCCGAGTTGCTCATCTTCCCCGGCATCCAGGCGGAGGATCACGCAGCCTTCGCATCGCGCGTCCTTGAATTACTGGGGCAGCATCAGCTTCATTCTTCCGAAACGCTTCAGAGCCCTGACAATGCATCATGGTCCCATCCCGGCAAACCCGATGCCGCCGTCACGGCGCGTCTGGAAGCTGAAAAAATTCCGCCGCTCACGGAGCCGCAATGGAATGATCTGAGTCCTCTCCAGCGTTTCACCCTCATCACCCTCGCCAGAACGCCGGATCTGCAGGAATATCTTGCCCTGGCACTCAGGGAGTTTCGTGCAGGCGAGTGA
- a CDS encoding class I fructose-bisphosphate aldolase, with the protein MSLTPQVSDILKNYESDNPGTKANLVRLLNTGKLAGTGKLVILPVDQGFEHGPARSFAANPAGYDPHYHFSLAIEAGLNAFAAPIGMLEAGASSFAGQIPLILKCNSSNSLATEKDQAVTGTVPDALRLGCSAIGFTIYPGSEYCFKQMNELRELAEEAKAAGLVVVVWSYPRGPMLDKAGETAVDICAYAAHMAAEAGAHIIKVKPPTDALSLPAAKKVYEAEKIDISSMEARVRHIVQSSFAGRRILIFSGGEHADTKSLLETIRAIKAGGANGSIIGRNSFQRPKKEALALLSEITDIFKG; encoded by the coding sequence ATGTCTTTAACCCCTCAAGTCAGCGACATCCTCAAAAATTACGAATCTGACAATCCGGGCACCAAAGCCAATCTTGTGCGCCTGCTGAATACCGGAAAGCTGGCCGGGACGGGCAAACTCGTCATTCTTCCGGTCGATCAGGGCTTTGAACACGGGCCCGCGCGCTCCTTCGCCGCCAACCCGGCCGGTTATGACCCGCATTATCATTTCTCCCTCGCGATTGAGGCCGGGCTCAACGCCTTTGCAGCGCCGATCGGCATGTTGGAGGCCGGGGCCTCAAGTTTCGCGGGTCAGATCCCGCTGATCCTGAAGTGCAACAGCTCCAACTCCCTCGCGACGGAGAAGGACCAGGCCGTGACCGGCACAGTGCCGGATGCGCTGCGCCTCGGATGTTCAGCCATCGGCTTCACGATTTATCCCGGCTCCGAATATTGCTTCAAACAGATGAATGAATTGCGGGAGCTGGCCGAGGAGGCCAAAGCGGCCGGGCTTGTCGTCGTGGTCTGGAGTTATCCTCGGGGGCCGATGCTGGATAAAGCCGGGGAAACAGCCGTCGATATCTGCGCCTACGCGGCGCATATGGCGGCGGAAGCCGGTGCGCACATCATCAAGGTCAAGCCGCCAACCGATGCGCTCTCTCTCCCCGCGGCTAAAAAAGTCTATGAGGCGGAGAAAATCGACATCAGCTCAATGGAAGCGCGCGTCCGGCATATCGTGCAAAGCAGCTTCGCGGGGCGCCGCATCTTGATCTTTTCGGGCGGGGAACATGCGGACACGAAAAGCCTGCTCGAAACCATTCGCGCTATCAAAGCAGGTGGGGCGAACGGGTCGATCATCGGGCGCAATAGTTTTCAACGCCCGAAGAAGGAAGCCCTCGCCCTGCTTTCTGAAATCACCGATATTTTCAAAGGCTGA
- a CDS encoding ABC transporter ATP-binding protein, translating into MTQFGLSYPIYSGNARSLKKTLFKNVRQNIKKISPVGGEVVMENNVAVVRALHDITFTIHAGERVGLVGHNGAGKSTLLRAIAGIFESSQGDLHIMGDVHSLLDAGAGMNPDLTGRENIRLYAASLGYTRQASQLLEQDVESFAELGAFLDMPVRLYSAGMGVRLGFALATAPRPDILLMDEWFMAGDQGFHERAEQRLHSLVDHADILVLTSHELHVLRKWCTRIIWLEHGRMRMDGPAKDVLDAYEAAASDGS; encoded by the coding sequence ATGACCCAATTCGGCCTGTCCTACCCGATTTACAGCGGCAATGCGCGGTCGCTCAAAAAAACGCTCTTTAAAAATGTGCGGCAGAACATCAAAAAAATCTCACCTGTCGGGGGTGAGGTGGTAATGGAAAACAACGTCGCTGTGGTGCGCGCCCTGCATGACATCACATTTACCATCCATGCTGGAGAACGTGTCGGGCTTGTCGGGCATAATGGCGCTGGTAAATCGACCCTGCTGCGGGCAATCGCCGGTATTTTCGAATCGTCGCAGGGAGATCTGCACATTATGGGCGATGTGCACTCACTTCTGGATGCGGGTGCGGGTATGAACCCGGATCTCACCGGGCGCGAAAATATCCGGCTTTATGCCGCCTCATTGGGTTATACGCGGCAAGCCTCCCAATTGTTGGAGCAGGATGTCGAATCCTTCGCGGAATTGGGGGCGTTTCTGGATATGCCGGTTCGCCTTTACTCCGCTGGCATGGGTGTCAGGTTGGGTTTCGCGCTGGCGACAGCCCCGCGTCCGGATATTTTATTGATGGATGAATGGTTCATGGCGGGTGATCAGGGCTTTCATGAGCGCGCGGAGCAGCGTCTTCATAGCCTTGTTGATCACGCGGATATACTCGTCCTGACATCGCATGAGCTTCACGTGCTGCGCAAATGGTGCACGCGCATCATCTGGCTGGAGCATGGCCGGATGCGTATGGACGGCCCGGCAAAGGATGTTCTGGACGCCTACGAGGCCGCCGCGTCTGACGGGAGCTGA
- a CDS encoding ABC transporter permease, with protein sequence MMQTSAPTNMSENEPDLPVRGLGLMMMRDISGGLRMSRYAAKLAWTDIRLRYKGSFLGPLWLTLSFAVMVVAMGIVYARLFQIDLVGYLPYTAISFAIWFSWFSPVVMESCGCFTAARAQIFAAKLPLTVQILRTLMRNSLALAHVIPVPIAVFIWFGIALKPMALWSLAGMAVWAVDGFAVCMVFGSICARYRDIPQIIGAVMQIAFYVTPIIWQPEQLGEDSRWLRLNPLFSLLTIVRAPLLGAMPRAENYIVAILFSLVLIGLALIVFRAARSKIPYWI encoded by the coding sequence ATGATGCAGACATCCGCGCCCACCAACATGTCAGAGAACGAACCGGACCTCCCCGTGCGCGGCCTCGGCCTGATGATGATGCGCGACATTTCAGGCGGTTTGCGCATGTCCCGCTACGCGGCGAAACTGGCCTGGACGGATATCCGCCTGCGTTATAAGGGGTCGTTTCTAGGGCCTTTGTGGCTGACCCTGTCATTTGCCGTCATGGTCGTGGCGATGGGCATCGTCTATGCCCGGTTATTCCAGATTGATCTCGTCGGATATCTGCCTTACACGGCAATTTCCTTCGCCATTTGGTTTTCGTGGTTTTCCCCGGTGGTCATGGAATCATGCGGGTGTTTCACCGCGGCACGCGCGCAGATATTTGCCGCCAAATTACCCCTCACCGTCCAGATTTTACGTACATTGATGCGCAACAGCCTTGCGCTCGCGCATGTCATTCCGGTCCCGATTGCTGTTTTCATCTGGTTTGGCATCGCCTTGAAGCCGATGGCGCTCTGGAGCTTGGCCGGCATGGCGGTGTGGGCGGTTGATGGTTTCGCCGTGTGTATGGTTTTTGGCAGTATCTGCGCCCGCTACCGGGATATTCCTCAGATTATCGGCGCTGTCATGCAGATCGCCTTTTACGTCACGCCCATCATCTGGCAGCCGGAGCAACTCGGGGAGGATAGTCGCTGGCTGCGGCTCAACCCGCTTTTCAGCCTTTTAACGATCGTACGGGCACCGCTTCTCGGGGCGATGCCGCGTGCGGAAAATTACATTGTTGCGATCCTGTTCAGCCTTGTGCTGATCGGACTTGCCCTGATCGTGTTCCGCGCCGCACGTTCAAAAATTCCTTATTGGATATAA
- a CDS encoding lytic transglycosylase domain-containing protein, whose product MPVSQEEAAYRSHAKRYYAPPGPPSDPWGPYIREASSRFDVPETWIRAVIHQESGGNLYDHSGQLITSVPGAMGLMQLMPPTYDELKAQYRLGPDPYDPHDNILAGTAYIRQMYEIYGSPGFLAAYNYGPGSLDNYLKTGRALPRETRQYVANIGRRIKGVTPVNRSAADLMVARYEASPPPSTSRIAVRNTWRRNSQKRRVYKSRNIQVAQAPMRAAGGRVRTDAKHVLKANVKRATYRTHVKTRGWTGTTAAKPIPIGHHLKATPVKKRAIQPKARVTPKAAPSHRKVAKRKAAK is encoded by the coding sequence ATGCCGGTCTCGCAGGAGGAGGCTGCCTATCGCAGCCACGCAAAGCGCTATTACGCGCCTCCCGGGCCACCTTCTGACCCGTGGGGCCCTTATATCAGGGAAGCCTCCTCACGTTTCGATGTGCCTGAGACATGGATTCGCGCCGTGATCCATCAGGAATCCGGCGGCAATCTTTATGATCATAGCGGGCAGCTCATCACCTCTGTGCCGGGCGCGATGGGGCTCATGCAGCTCATGCCGCCCACCTATGATGAATTGAAAGCGCAATATCGTCTCGGCCCTGACCCGTATGATCCGCATGATAATATTCTGGCAGGCACAGCGTACATCCGGCAGATGTATGAAATTTACGGCTCCCCCGGCTTTCTCGCCGCTTATAATTACGGGCCGGGCAGCCTCGATAATTACCTCAAAACCGGGCGCGCCCTCCCGCGGGAAACGCGTCAATATGTCGCAAATATCGGTCGGCGCATCAAAGGTGTGACACCTGTCAACCGTTCGGCGGCGGACCTCATGGTTGCGCGTTATGAGGCATCGCCCCCGCCCTCAACGTCCCGCATCGCTGTCCGCAATACGTGGCGGCGGAACAGCCAGAAGCGACGCGTTTATAAATCTCGCAACATTCAGGTGGCGCAAGCGCCCATGCGCGCGGCAGGCGGACGGGTGAGGACGGACGCGAAACATGTCCTCAAAGCCAATGTCAAACGCGCCACGTACAGGACGCATGTCAAAACACGGGGTTGGACAGGCACGACAGCGGCGAAGCCGATACCGATCGGGCACCATCTGAAGGCGACACCTGTTAAAAAGCGCGCCATTCAGCCGAAAGCCCGTGTCACGCCCAAAGCGGCCCCGTCTCATCGCAAAGTCGCGAAGCGAAAAGCGGCCAAATAG
- a CDS encoding DUF1643 domain-containing protein — protein sequence MSKEDRYAGLLPLFREESAPEGHLVGSSTPLRLKDDVRSTAIYDGPKSCYRYQLHRVWDAAGPSLLWIMMNPSVATEYGDDRTVAKCQKWARMWGYGAIFVGNSFAYRCTDQKRLVEVTDPVGPGNDDALLTMARKADKLILAYGSPTNPALRQRGRDVAQKLAAAGHQLHVMRLTASGRPEHPLYLPLALKPVAIQLKDIA from the coding sequence ATGAGCAAAGAGGATCGCTACGCCGGTTTACTGCCGCTCTTCCGAGAAGAGTCCGCGCCGGAGGGCCATCTTGTCGGGTCATCCACCCCCCTCCGCCTGAAAGATGATGTCAGAAGCACCGCCATCTATGACGGGCCGAAATCCTGCTATCGTTATCAGCTCCACCGTGTCTGGGATGCTGCCGGGCCCAGCCTCCTCTGGATCATGATGAATCCCTCGGTCGCGACGGAGTATGGTGATGATCGCACCGTCGCAAAATGTCAGAAATGGGCGCGTATGTGGGGTTACGGAGCCATTTTCGTCGGTAACAGCTTTGCCTATCGCTGCACGGATCAGAAACGCCTCGTGGAAGTCACGGACCCTGTCGGGCCGGGCAATGACGACGCCCTTCTGACGATGGCACGCAAGGCTGATAAACTCATCCTCGCTTATGGATCCCCCACCAACCCTGCTTTGCGCCAACGTGGGCGGGATGTTGCCCAAAAGCTCGCCGCGGCAGGACATCAGCTTCATGTCATGCGCCTCACCGCATCCGGTCGGCCGGAACATCCCCTTTATTTGCCCCTCGCCCTCAAACCTGTCGCCATCCAGCTCAAGGACATCGCCTGA
- a CDS encoding ABC transporter ATP-binding protein, translated as MTSLLVEKLSLSFPIYHADSRNLRRWLGARVQDAKRNATGGVLEEDERHRLSVQVLRDISFSVRSGERLGLVGRNGAGKTTLMRALAGIYAPLSGRITIEGRFSALLDAQLGMNPELTGAENIHLRCLFSGCSRKAYRSVLEDVANFAELGSFIDLPVKTYSSGMALRLAFGLASAITPQILLMDEWMMAGDARFMERARLRLERLVDSSEIMVLSSHVEDVLRQWCTRIIWLEGGEIRQDGPPDAVLNAYAASI; from the coding sequence ATGACATCGCTTCTCGTTGAAAAGCTGAGCCTGTCTTTTCCCATTTACCATGCGGACAGCCGCAATCTGCGCCGTTGGCTGGGTGCGCGCGTGCAGGATGCGAAGCGCAACGCCACAGGGGGTGTCCTTGAGGAGGATGAGCGTCACCGCCTTTCCGTCCAGGTGTTGCGGGATATTTCCTTCTCAGTCAGGTCGGGAGAGCGTCTGGGGCTTGTCGGCCGGAATGGCGCGGGCAAAACCACGCTCATGCGGGCGCTGGCGGGGATCTACGCGCCGCTTTCAGGCCGGATCACCATTGAGGGCCGTTTCAGCGCATTGCTGGATGCGCAATTGGGCATGAATCCGGAATTGACCGGGGCGGAGAATATCCACCTGCGCTGTCTTTTTTCAGGATGCTCGCGGAAGGCTTATCGCAGCGTGCTGGAGGATGTCGCCAATTTTGCTGAGCTGGGCTCTTTCATCGACCTGCCTGTCAAAACCTATAGTTCGGGCATGGCGCTGCGTCTGGCTTTCGGACTTGCTTCTGCGATTACGCCGCAGATCCTTCTGATGGATGAGTGGATGATGGCAGGGGACGCCCGTTTCATGGAGCGCGCCCGCCTGCGGCTGGAGCGCCTGGTGGATTCGAGTGAGATTATGGTCCTCTCCTCCCATGTGGAGGATGTTTTGCGGCAATGGTGCACCCGGATCATCTGGCTTGAAGGGGGTGAGATCCGGCAGGACGGGCCACCCGACGCGGTTCTGAACGCGTACGCCGCATCCATCTGA
- a CDS encoding ABC transporter permease, producing the protein MQQMEAAAQRATRSDGHGERRVYQPTNGRARLTAVLDDVRRGLELSRLSVTLGWLDIKLRYRGSILGPFWLTLSTAVMIAALGVLYARLFHMPFGEYLPFLSISLVMWSFISTVWGEGAMIFVDNAGLILSSDVPFAVYISRAVIRNFIVMAHNVVVIAIVFYLCDVTPRHDPLILAGFALWFIDSLAVMTLLGVLGARFRDVGPTIATVLQIFFFITPVMWKPELAHSMEPWLIYNPFYPLIEIVRLPAMGQALPIRIWEAAMIHSAILMVVAFIIFARFRARLAYWV; encoded by the coding sequence ATGCAGCAAATGGAAGCCGCAGCGCAACGGGCAACGCGTTCGGACGGTCATGGTGAGCGGCGTGTCTATCAGCCGACAAACGGGCGCGCGCGCCTGACGGCCGTGCTGGATGATGTGCGGCGCGGCCTTGAATTATCCCGCCTCAGCGTGACGCTGGGCTGGCTGGATATCAAGCTTCGTTACAGGGGGTCCATTCTCGGCCCCTTCTGGCTGACATTATCCACGGCCGTCATGATTGCCGCGCTGGGTGTGCTTTATGCGCGCCTGTTTCATATGCCGTTCGGGGAATATCTGCCCTTCCTGTCCATCTCCCTCGTGATGTGGAGTTTCATCAGCACTGTCTGGGGGGAGGGTGCAATGATTTTCGTCGATAATGCCGGACTTATCCTGTCGTCGGACGTGCCTTTTGCCGTTTACATCTCCCGCGCCGTTATCCGGAATTTCATTGTCATGGCGCATAACGTCGTCGTCATTGCCATTGTCTTTTATCTTTGCGATGTCACGCCGCGCCATGATCCGCTTATTCTGGCGGGGTTTGCGCTATGGTTTATTGACAGCCTCGCTGTCATGACGCTGCTGGGCGTGCTGGGTGCGCGGTTTCGTGATGTAGGGCCGACCATTGCGACGGTGCTTCAGATCTTCTTCTTCATCACGCCGGTCATGTGGAAGCCTGAACTGGCGCACTCCATGGAGCCCTGGCTGATTTATAATCCGTTTTATCCATTGATAGAGATTGTCCGGCTCCCGGCAATGGGGCAGGCGCTTCCAATCAGAATCTGGGAAGCCGCCATGATCCATAGTGCCATCCTGATGGTCGTGGCTTTTATCATTTTCGCCCGTTTCCGCGCGCGGCTCGCTTATTGGGTGTAA
- a CDS encoding O-antigen ligase family protein, which yields MTCSSAILSRLTPIATLLTIMLPLFLTHGRGVAEFSISALSVLFLIRSVAAADWSFLSENWMKWALLWWAWQIFCSLPILDGVGRSGLTQAILSIRFALFAAALQCWTLREGWARRWMTGLICACTCYIAIQIFIQALFGHNLFGVPRAADGTLTGPYAHSRAAAPLSRLAPPTLMLVFAALYTRFGARRGVFAGIILTALSLTALILAGQRMPTALMLLGIMLCALLYRPYRWVGLIGLVTTPVIMLGVKNFSHRSTDHLITLAHQQLAHFAQSHYGLIFTRVWMIVAQHPWTGLGFDAFRHGCAQPAYFHGFTTLGQRPDGGGAAICVQHAHNHYLQALSNGGWPGLILFVMMVIALLVALWPREGRHHAWRVGLFVAFIVQEWPIASTSDFLNLPLGGWAFLLIGVGLAEARAIRPDRHQSRPPFESDARPHHQVRADKS from the coding sequence ATGACATGTTCTTCCGCCATCCTGTCACGTCTTACGCCGATCGCCACCTTACTGACGATTATGCTGCCCCTCTTCCTCACCCATGGGCGTGGTGTGGCGGAATTTTCAATCAGTGCCCTGAGCGTTCTCTTTCTCATACGGAGCGTCGCCGCGGCAGACTGGTCGTTTCTGTCGGAAAACTGGATGAAATGGGCCTTATTATGGTGGGCATGGCAGATTTTCTGCTCCCTCCCCATTCTTGACGGAGTCGGAAGATCCGGCCTCACCCAGGCCATCCTCTCCATACGTTTCGCCCTGTTTGCCGCCGCCCTGCAATGCTGGACGCTGCGTGAGGGGTGGGCACGTCGATGGATGACGGGACTTATCTGCGCCTGCACATGTTACATCGCCATCCAAATTTTCATTCAGGCGCTCTTCGGTCACAATCTCTTCGGGGTGCCGCGTGCTGCGGATGGCACGCTGACAGGGCCCTATGCCCATTCCCGCGCCGCGGCCCCCTTGTCACGGCTTGCGCCGCCCACGCTCATGCTGGTTTTCGCGGCGCTTTACACCCGGTTCGGCGCACGGCGCGGCGTGTTTGCAGGTATCATCCTGACCGCCTTGTCCTTGACCGCTCTGATATTGGCAGGTCAACGCATGCCAACCGCATTAATGCTGCTCGGCATTATGCTCTGCGCGCTTCTTTACCGTCCCTACCGATGGGTGGGCCTGATCGGGCTGGTGACAACGCCGGTCATCATGCTGGGCGTCAAAAACTTCTCCCACCGCAGTACGGATCATCTGATCACCCTCGCCCATCAGCAATTGGCGCATTTCGCGCAATCACATTACGGACTGATTTTTACCCGCGTCTGGATGATCGTCGCACAACATCCATGGACCGGCCTCGGATTCGATGCCTTCCGCCATGGGTGCGCGCAGCCCGCTTATTTCCATGGTTTCACCACGTTGGGGCAGCGCCCGGATGGGGGTGGGGCGGCCATCTGCGTGCAGCATGCGCATAATCATTACCTTCAGGCGCTCAGCAATGGCGGGTGGCCGGGATTGATCCTGTTTGTGATGATGGTCATCGCACTTCTGGTGGCATTGTGGCCGCGAGAGGGGCGTCACCATGCTTGGCGGGTGGGGCTGTTCGTGGCATTTATCGTGCAGGAATGGCCAATCGCCTCCACCAGCGACTTCCTGAATCTCCCATTGGGAGGCTGGGCATTTTTACTGATCGGCGTCGGGTTGGCGGAGGCTCGCGCCATCAGGCCCGACAGACATCAATCGCGGCCCCCTTTTGAAAGTGATGCGAGGCCCCATCATCAGGTCAGGGCCGATAAGAGTTAA
- a CDS encoding CobW family GTP-binding protein encodes MSSEKVPVTVLTGFLGAGKTTLLNHILSAQHGRKFAVLINEFGELGVDNDLVVDADEEVFETNNGCICCTVRGDLIRILGSLLRRRQKFDGIIVETTGLADPAPVAQTFFLDENLREKARLDAVITVVDAVNVLTTLDESPESVRQIAFADVIILNKTDLVDETHLEAVTSRIRQINAHVTIHRASRSAVALDEVLDRGGFDLNRALETMPNFLTDDSHGHEEGVTSMSFATQAPLDEQKFNAWIGPILQVQGPDILRAKGILYFEGKEERFAFQAVHMLADGDYIGPCKPGEKRESRIVFIGRNLNRPQLRRGFEACQS; translated from the coding sequence ATGTCATCAGAAAAAGTACCCGTCACGGTTTTGACCGGCTTCCTCGGTGCAGGCAAAACCACGTTGCTCAACCATATTCTTTCAGCGCAGCATGGTCGCAAATTTGCCGTGCTGATCAATGAGTTCGGCGAACTTGGCGTTGATAATGACCTCGTCGTGGATGCGGATGAGGAAGTTTTCGAGACCAATAATGGCTGTATCTGCTGCACGGTTCGTGGTGATCTGATCCGAATCCTGGGCAGCCTCCTGCGGCGGCGTCAGAAGTTTGACGGGATCATTGTTGAAACCACCGGGCTTGCGGACCCGGCCCCCGTCGCGCAGACCTTTTTCCTCGATGAAAATCTGCGGGAGAAAGCTCGTCTTGACGCGGTCATCACGGTCGTTGACGCCGTCAACGTCCTGACCACACTCGATGAAAGCCCCGAATCTGTCCGTCAGATCGCCTTCGCGGATGTGATCATCCTCAATAAGACGGATCTGGTCGATGAAACGCACCTTGAAGCCGTGACGTCCCGCATCCGGCAGATCAACGCGCATGTTACCATCCATCGCGCATCGCGGAGCGCGGTGGCGCTGGATGAGGTGCTTGATCGGGGTGGGTTCGATTTGAACCGCGCGCTTGAAACCATGCCGAATTTCCTCACCGATGATTCCCATGGACATGAAGAGGGCGTGACCAGCATGTCATTTGCCACGCAGGCACCCCTTGATGAGCAGAAATTCAATGCGTGGATCGGGCCGATTTTGCAGGTTCAGGGACCGGATATCCTCCGTGCCAAAGGCATTCTCTATTTTGAAGGCAAGGAGGAGCGTTTCGCCTTCCAGGCTGTGCATATGCTGGCGGATGGCGATTATATCGGCCCGTGTAAACCGGGGGAGAAGCGGGAGTCGCGCATCGTCTTTATCGGGCGCAATCTCAATCGGCCGCAATTGCGGCGCGGTTTTGAAGCCTGCCAATCATGA